Proteins encoded by one window of Desulfovibrio ferrophilus:
- a CDS encoding prepilin-type N-terminal cleavage/methylation domain-containing protein, producing MNRNAKGFTLVEMAIVLVIIGIILAGVMKGRDIVRGAQVKQFSQQFAQKWATVAQTYYDKTGNLLIDGAENGGSAASADGQIEGGLELQIGAAGGAEEVLRAVGITPCTLIKSKLTTPVTLGSLTQPVGHCDDSGTQTVNVVQTTIEGEYTGTQVVQVDLGTLAVTVSGQDLLRNFVIIYNCPTDVAQGLDTAIDGRVGGDTGSCVALSVAAAGGTTAALTIPGLATAPIATQPWDPASNGNTQTLGIMMDY from the coding sequence ATGAATAGGAACGCAAAGGGTTTCACTTTGGTTGAAATGGCCATCGTGCTCGTCATCATCGGCATCATTCTGGCCGGTGTCATGAAGGGTCGCGATATCGTACGTGGTGCGCAGGTCAAACAGTTCTCGCAGCAGTTCGCTCAAAAATGGGCCACTGTGGCACAGACCTACTACGACAAAACCGGCAACCTGCTTATTGACGGCGCCGAGAACGGCGGTTCCGCTGCAAGCGCTGACGGCCAGATCGAAGGTGGCCTTGAGCTTCAGATTGGTGCCGCTGGTGGTGCAGAGGAAGTACTTCGCGCCGTGGGTATCACCCCCTGTACGTTGATCAAGTCCAAGCTGACCACCCCTGTTACTTTGGGCTCCCTGACTCAGCCTGTTGGTCATTGTGACGACAGCGGTACTCAGACCGTCAACGTCGTGCAGACGACCATCGAGGGTGAGTACACCGGTACGCAGGTTGTCCAGGTTGATCTGGGTACGCTGGCCGTGACCGTGAGCGGTCAGGACCTGCTGCGTAACTTCGTGATCATCTACAACTGCCCCACTGATGTGGCTCAGGGTCTCGATACCGCGATCGACGGTCGCGTCGGTGGCGATACCGGTTCTTGCGTTGCTCTGTCGGTTGCTGCTGCTGGTGGTACCACCGCTGCGCTGACCATCCCCGGCCTCGCAACTGCGCCTATCGCAACCCAGCCTTGGGATCCTGCTTCCAACGGCAATACCCAGACCCTTGGCATCATGATGGATTACTAA
- a CDS encoding prepilin-type N-terminal cleavage/methylation domain-containing protein, which produces MISLNLRNKKVSGFTLVEMAIVLVIIGIILAGVMKGRDIVRGSQVKQFSQQFAQKWGTIAQTYYDKTGQILLDGNDNGARNADVTNGIMSGRLNVRINGAGASGVLDVCEAVGITPCTLIKSKLTLPVTTIQGNVTSGTTAHCNSDVNIVQTTVEGEYTGNSVVTVDLRTIMATVSGMTSQRNAVILFNVPTDVAQGLDTVIDGQADGESGTCIGVQGAYAMNAIPTAFPRAWNAVNPVTATAWDPASNGQVQTVGIILDY; this is translated from the coding sequence ATGATCTCGCTCAACCTGCGGAATAAAAAGGTATCCGGCTTCACGCTTGTGGAGATGGCTATCGTCCTGGTGATCATCGGAATTATTCTGGCCGGTGTCATGAAAGGTCGTGACATCGTGCGTGGCTCTCAGGTTAAACAGTTCTCGCAGCAGTTTGCTCAGAAATGGGGAACCATCGCTCAGACCTACTATGACAAAACTGGTCAAATTCTGTTGGATGGCAATGACAATGGCGCCCGAAATGCCGATGTCACCAACGGCATCATGAGTGGCCGTTTGAACGTGCGGATCAACGGTGCCGGCGCCTCTGGCGTCTTGGACGTCTGCGAAGCCGTGGGCATCACCCCTTGCACGCTGATCAAGTCCAAGCTGACCCTGCCCGTGACCACCATTCAGGGCAACGTCACTTCGGGGACCACCGCTCATTGCAACAGCGATGTGAACATCGTTCAGACGACTGTTGAAGGCGAGTACACCGGCAACTCGGTTGTTACGGTGGACCTGCGGACGATCATGGCCACTGTCAGCGGCATGACCTCGCAGCGTAATGCAGTGATCCTGTTCAACGTCCCCACGGACGTGGCACAGGGGCTGGATACCGTGATCGACGGCCAGGCTGATGGCGAATCGGGAACGTGTATTGGTGTTCAGGGCGCTTATGCCATGAATGCCATTCCCACCGCTTTCCCTCGTGCCTGGAATGCCGTGAATCCTGTTACGGCCACTGCGTGGGATCCTGCCAGTAATGGTCAGGTTCAAACTGTGGGCATCATTTTGGATTACTAG
- a CDS encoding pilus assembly FimT family protein translates to MACAGFTMIELSIVLVIVGLIISAGAVGWTSVLEGRRIAKTASALYQAKECLIKRMFYSNRYPTYTGNTTTGTAADNTLCDDNTRHDLMAFDVDNCFCSLRDAWGQPLYFLEGVYESSPGVYTPMSDSYIVRNEAQGQTPVYPDSTSSIVNKDGVTINNIAFVLISFGRDRTPDNTSYQALFSAPNDSQIAIINPGGTIPDFSTNDVGLTVDVQSRDDQIYYVTGPELSGILTR, encoded by the coding sequence TTGGCTTGTGCGGGGTTCACCATGATCGAACTGAGTATTGTCCTCGTTATTGTCGGGCTCATCATATCGGCCGGGGCAGTGGGATGGACCAGTGTTTTGGAAGGGCGCAGAATAGCAAAGACGGCCTCTGCCCTCTATCAAGCCAAAGAATGCCTGATCAAACGCATGTTCTATTCCAACCGCTACCCGACCTACACCGGGAACACGACCACTGGCACTGCTGCTGACAACACGCTTTGCGATGACAACACGCGGCACGACCTCATGGCCTTTGATGTGGACAACTGCTTTTGCAGCCTGCGAGACGCATGGGGCCAACCTCTTTATTTCCTCGAAGGTGTCTACGAGAGTTCTCCGGGCGTCTACACGCCCATGAGCGATAGCTATATAGTCAGGAACGAGGCACAGGGACAGACCCCGGTCTATCCGGACTCGACATCCTCGATTGTTAATAAAGACGGTGTCACCATTAACAATATTGCTTTTGTCCTGATCAGTTTTGGCCGGGACAGAACCCCGGATAACACCTCGTATCAGGCACTCTTTTCTGCACCAAATGATAGCCAGATAGCCATCATCAACCCCGGTGGAACCATCCCTGATTTTTCCACCAACGATGTTGGATTAACCGTTGATGTACAATCCAGGGACGACCAGATTTATTATGTTACCGGCCCTGAGTTGAGCGGTATCCTGACTCGCTAA
- a CDS encoding type II secretion system protein — protein MKRQHGTTSKKSVGFGFTLIEMAIVLVIIGLMAGLVLPVVSDLIKREKSSATSAFLGKIKNEIIGFALINKRLPRALDGTDLGFRVSTDPYGNTIQYEVDTALSTDDLCTASASDNLTLRYTDSTGDTDYSNLGFIIYTAGRDRNNEMSVAANIVQAYDTRAWVTGVAGYDGSEFDDLFDYVSFNFLRNKICTNTASNSFTPPGSDVSFTNDITDFSGDSTGVTPYGSAGGAVTVDIETNTVELGGGDTATAFDGCVWYQGNEATGNCGSGAAPSNDPGVCEWQGGLRAYFAFLARDDNTDSDRGWGGGFTFAIINGANDADSCGAVPGNGAFLAYNGDNGTATSGTNLVPPKLATEFDFAQDASKQDPDYNHVSWIAWSENGGTGGDDNEHSVTVREPTPDTLNAQTIPDDTSAAVPPDTEPPFYGEGLGDPAWMEDGIEKKVRVEITRTANAGSDGYDYTLKTWVDCTDANCSDLTNTMAALAPGVTATIEHQFTTLDADLTWDDIRFGWTVGTGGGYDGATDVVVTDFGIKFLP, from the coding sequence ATGAAAAGACAGCATGGCACGACGAGCAAAAAGTCCGTCGGCTTCGGCTTCACTCTCATCGAAATGGCCATCGTCCTGGTCATTATTGGCCTGATGGCAGGCCTGGTCCTGCCCGTTGTGAGCGACCTCATCAAGCGAGAGAAAAGCTCCGCGACAAGCGCTTTCCTGGGAAAGATCAAGAACGAAATCATCGGTTTTGCCCTCATCAACAAGCGCCTGCCAAGGGCCCTGGATGGGACCGACCTGGGCTTCAGGGTAAGTACTGACCCATACGGCAACACCATTCAGTATGAGGTCGACACAGCTCTGAGCACCGATGACCTGTGCACGGCATCAGCCTCTGACAACCTGACCCTGCGCTACACCGACAGCACAGGCGACACCGATTATTCAAACCTTGGCTTCATCATTTATACCGCAGGTCGGGACAGAAACAACGAGATGTCCGTCGCCGCCAATATCGTGCAAGCCTATGACACACGAGCGTGGGTCACAGGTGTTGCCGGCTACGATGGCAGCGAGTTTGACGACCTGTTCGACTATGTCTCCTTCAACTTCCTGCGCAACAAAATCTGCACAAACACAGCCAGCAATTCCTTCACACCTCCTGGCTCGGATGTCAGCTTCACGAATGACATTACCGATTTCTCCGGCGATTCTACGGGTGTGACCCCCTATGGCTCTGCCGGTGGTGCTGTTACTGTCGATATTGAGACAAACACCGTAGAACTCGGTGGTGGAGACACTGCCACAGCATTCGATGGTTGTGTCTGGTATCAGGGCAACGAAGCCACAGGTAATTGCGGTTCCGGGGCCGCCCCAAGCAACGACCCCGGCGTATGCGAATGGCAAGGTGGACTTCGGGCCTATTTTGCCTTTCTCGCCCGTGACGACAATACCGACTCTGACCGCGGCTGGGGCGGCGGCTTCACCTTTGCCATCATCAACGGTGCCAACGATGCCGACTCCTGCGGTGCCGTCCCCGGCAACGGCGCCTTTCTGGCCTACAACGGTGATAATGGCACAGCAACAAGCGGCACCAACCTCGTTCCGCCCAAACTGGCAACGGAGTTTGACTTTGCCCAGGACGCTTCCAAGCAGGACCCTGACTACAACCACGTGAGTTGGATTGCATGGTCGGAGAATGGAGGTACTGGTGGAGATGACAACGAACACAGCGTGACCGTTCGCGAACCCACTCCCGACACACTCAACGCTCAGACCATTCCCGATGATACGAGCGCAGCCGTTCCTCCCGACACGGAACCTCCCTTCTACGGCGAAGGTCTTGGCGACCCCGCCTGGATGGAAGATGGAATCGAAAAGAAGGTCCGCGTGGAAATCACCCGAACCGCCAATGCTGGCAGCGATGGCTATGACTATACCCTCAAGACGTGGGTTGACTGCACGGATGCCAATTGCTCGGATCTGACAAACACCATGGCTGCTCTCGCCCCAGGTGTTACCGCTACGATTGAACACCAATTCACGACACTCGATGCCGACCTGACATGGGATGATATCCGCTTTGGGTGGACCGTGGGTACGGGTGGAGGCTATGATGGGGCGACTGATGTCGTCGTCACGGATTTCGGCATCAAATTCCTGCCCTAA
- a CDS encoding type II secretion system protein, which produces MPKFKRNTSSAFSLVEMAFIMMIVGMIVAAVMPRILGSVGKDKAKQAKFSLQDVRDEIIGYAAVNGNLPIPDTAGGGFTIVPSALITHSKDAWGQDIRYIIARDSGSGARLDQINVNDATGTQVTTNLDQYTGGPNLENTSDVAFIVYTTGPNMTAESVDGVVDGVGTFTYYPYAADLDNNPATADPNDDQVEYVILSYLQEKAAASADDNVAISPPGSPTATLNFDGNGGYTTNGGAAVTTLGDGTGIGAVLDLTTNTAYAELDNPEYYRRHEFTIMGWFRTDITVPEGTNNGYQPIMNRESPTTAWNDRTFWLVTWANNSGQGHQPGEYVFKASRAVTEYNLDTNAQLRVDTTATLHTDAVWHFFAATMEKDCVDENGLPVAAIDCDTATYGTADYETQADWQHTLTIYVSDEPTDNDLQSNTVTYPTGPDLGPAAPVASIWPTYLGMEVGVTTRTFDGYVDEISFYDTVVPAADIEDYYDATKLSFQ; this is translated from the coding sequence ATGCCCAAGTTCAAGCGTAACACATCATCCGCTTTCAGCCTCGTGGAAATGGCATTCATAATGATGATTGTGGGTATGATCGTGGCAGCAGTCATGCCCCGTATCCTTGGGTCTGTGGGCAAGGACAAAGCCAAACAAGCTAAATTCAGCCTTCAGGATGTTCGCGACGAAATCATCGGATACGCGGCAGTCAACGGCAACCTCCCCATACCAGATACCGCTGGCGGTGGATTTACGATTGTTCCCTCGGCCTTGATCACGCATAGCAAAGATGCCTGGGGACAGGACATCCGCTACATCATTGCCCGTGATTCCGGCTCTGGAGCCCGACTGGACCAGATCAACGTCAACGATGCCACAGGAACGCAAGTCACTACCAACCTTGATCAGTACACCGGCGGGCCAAACCTCGAGAACACTTCTGACGTGGCCTTCATTGTGTACACCACTGGGCCCAATATGACTGCGGAGTCGGTCGATGGCGTTGTTGATGGTGTGGGCACTTTCACTTACTACCCCTACGCGGCAGACCTCGATAACAACCCGGCGACCGCAGACCCCAACGACGATCAGGTTGAATACGTCATTCTGTCTTACCTGCAGGAAAAAGCGGCGGCCTCTGCCGACGATAATGTTGCAATTTCGCCCCCGGGTTCTCCCACGGCAACACTCAATTTTGACGGCAACGGAGGCTACACAACCAATGGAGGAGCAGCCGTAACCACCTTGGGCGATGGCACCGGCATAGGCGCGGTTTTGGATCTCACCACCAATACGGCTTATGCGGAGCTCGACAATCCCGAGTACTATCGCCGCCATGAATTCACCATCATGGGCTGGTTCAGAACCGATATCACCGTCCCTGAAGGGACTAATAATGGATATCAACCCATCATGAACCGCGAAAGTCCGACGACAGCATGGAACGATCGCACCTTCTGGCTTGTGACCTGGGCGAACAATAGCGGGCAGGGCCACCAACCCGGTGAGTATGTATTCAAGGCATCAAGGGCCGTAACAGAATACAATCTGGATACAAATGCTCAGCTCCGAGTGGACACGACGGCCACGCTTCACACCGATGCCGTCTGGCACTTCTTTGCGGCAACCATGGAGAAGGACTGCGTGGATGAAAACGGGCTACCAGTCGCGGCCATTGATTGCGACACTGCAACCTACGGCACTGCTGACTACGAAACACAGGCAGATTGGCAACATACCTTGACAATCTACGTCTCTGATGAGCCTACGGATAACGACTTGCAATCCAATACAGTAACCTACCCAACAGGTCCAGATCTTGGCCCTGCTGCCCCTGTGGCAAGCATATGGCCAACATATCTCGGCATGGAAGTTGGTGTCACTACCCGCACCTTCGACGGTTACGTCGATGAGATCAGCTTTTACGATACGGTTGTTCCCGCTGCTGATATAGAAGACTATTACGACGCCACCAAACTGAGCTTCCAATAG
- the hgcB gene encoding mercury methylation ferredoxin HgcB produces MKDFRYLDGVATLKYDAEACVGCGSCTTVCPHGVFELQGKKAVIVDGDGCMECGACAMNCAPGAITVTPGVGCAAYIIQTWLPWTKNAGGCC; encoded by the coding sequence ATGAAAGACTTCAGATATCTGGATGGGGTGGCAACGCTGAAATATGACGCCGAGGCCTGTGTTGGCTGCGGTTCATGCACCACCGTTTGCCCGCATGGCGTGTTCGAGCTTCAAGGCAAGAAGGCCGTCATTGTCGATGGTGACGGCTGCATGGAGTGCGGTGCCTGCGCCATGAACTGTGCCCCCGGGGCCATCACGGTTACACCGGGTGTTGGTTGCGCGGCCTACATCATTCAAACGTGGTTGCCATGGACGAAAAATGCAGGCGGCTGCTGTTAG
- the hgcA gene encoding mercury methylation corrinoid protein HgcA: MAGGLSPSQQIAEEGPCUGPQTVSGFGHHDKPGYSIEPFVEGFAETLAGPVPRIRTRLSRRDLWGTFLARVSGVRDDYKIVPGLYGVGQPGSESPVIVTCNYKLTFDIVRRELTGLDVWLLVIDTHGINVWCAAGKGTFSTAEVAHRVQRSGLDKVVSHRKLILPQYGATGVSAHKLRKACGFGAEFGPIRAADLPRYLEQGADETMRRATFSLAERALLVPIEVTLLWKALAWGALVMFVLSGIGPDWFSLSAAWTRGGWALGGTLAGILAGAIAVPLLLPWLPGRAFSLKGAATGLVVGLGAAFWLPGGAHWGEGLGLLLWVTALSSYLGMNFTGSTPFTSPSGVEKEMRQAIPLQGGAVLMAVALWIGAAFMV, encoded by the coding sequence ATGGCGGGTGGATTGTCCCCGTCGCAGCAGATAGCAGAAGAGGGCCCCTGTTGAGGACCTCAGACCGTGTCCGGGTTCGGACACCATGACAAACCGGGTTACAGCATCGAGCCGTTTGTGGAAGGCTTTGCAGAAACTTTGGCTGGGCCTGTGCCGAGAATCAGGACCAGGCTGAGTCGCAGGGATCTTTGGGGAACATTTCTGGCTCGAGTTTCGGGTGTGCGCGACGATTACAAGATCGTGCCCGGTCTGTATGGAGTGGGGCAACCCGGTTCTGAGTCGCCTGTGATCGTGACCTGCAACTACAAGCTGACTTTCGACATCGTGCGCCGTGAACTTACCGGTCTGGACGTTTGGCTGCTGGTCATCGATACACACGGCATCAATGTCTGGTGTGCCGCAGGTAAGGGCACCTTCTCCACCGCAGAGGTCGCTCACAGGGTGCAACGTTCTGGGCTGGATAAGGTGGTGAGCCACCGCAAGCTGATCCTGCCCCAGTATGGAGCCACTGGTGTGTCGGCGCACAAACTGCGCAAAGCGTGCGGCTTCGGTGCTGAATTTGGGCCCATCCGTGCGGCAGATCTTCCACGCTACCTTGAACAGGGCGCTGATGAAACCATGCGCAGAGCGACCTTCAGCCTTGCCGAGCGGGCTTTGCTGGTGCCCATTGAGGTGACACTGCTCTGGAAAGCCCTGGCCTGGGGTGCATTGGTCATGTTCGTGCTCTCGGGCATCGGCCCGGATTGGTTCTCGCTGTCTGCCGCCTGGACTCGGGGCGGATGGGCTCTGGGTGGAACTCTGGCGGGCATTCTGGCTGGAGCCATCGCCGTGCCCCTTCTGCTGCCGTGGTTGCCTGGACGGGCCTTTAGCCTCAAGGGCGCTGCTACAGGCCTTGTGGTGGGGCTTGGGGCTGCGTTCTGGCTGCCTGGTGGGGCCCATTGGGGCGAAGGTCTGGGGCTGCTGCTGTGGGTGACGGCTCTGTCATCCTATCTGGGCATGAATTTTACGGGATCGACCCCGTTCACCTCGCCCTCGGGTGTGGAGAAAGAGATGCGCCAGGCCATTCCCTTGCAGGGCGGTGCTGTGCTCATGGCTGTGGCCTTGTGGATCGGTGCTGCCTTCATGGTGTAG
- a CDS encoding ArsR/SmtB family transcription factor, translating into MEKIKNAISGCCGGVGGNEKATPVFDTDRLAAVCKALGHPARLAIVRHLKSVEGCVCGGIVDVLPLAQSTVSQHLKVLRDCGLVQGRIEGPRTCYCLDDDVLQIFKGQIADL; encoded by the coding sequence TTGGAAAAGATCAAGAATGCAATATCCGGTTGTTGTGGTGGCGTCGGGGGCAATGAAAAAGCAACCCCGGTCTTTGATACGGATCGGCTGGCAGCGGTGTGTAAGGCTCTGGGGCACCCTGCGCGGCTGGCTATCGTACGCCACCTCAAAAGCGTTGAGGGCTGCGTCTGTGGGGGGATTGTGGATGTGCTTCCCTTGGCGCAATCCACGGTCAGCCAGCATTTGAAGGTACTCAGGGACTGCGGGTTGGTTCAGGGGCGCATTGAGGGGCCACGAACCTGCTATTGCCTGGATGATGACGTATTGCAGATATTCAAGGGGCAGATAGCCGACCTTTAG
- the qrcD gene encoding menaquinone reductase integral membrane subunit QrcD: MDRALWPEGVERCSFGKFLLWLGFIGIFLAAGAYEAVMILLPDGLARTALDNYFGFGLWITFDLGVIALGAGAFFTGLLKYILDIKELEKIVNLTVIVGFICYSGAMLVLALDVGQPLRSWFGFWHPNVHSMLTEVMFCISCYLLVLTLEFIPNILENRQLNKIPLLHNIAHNFHYVMPLIAGLGAFLSTFHQGSLGGMYGVLFARPYILRDGFFIWPWTFFLFVLSAVASGPCFSVLVVKLMELITGKELVDFKVKKLMCRIGGTMLALYLFFKFADTWAWATDVLPRSGNTWDQMFNDALGYGEWLLWAELVVCGVIPAILLLTPRFRNNPGLLYTAAILNCTGIVINRYVFTVQALAIPVMPFDQWYSYTPNWAEWGPSIMIIAYGFLILSLSYRYLPVFPQETQLNPISAPAAPAPVEAEEVADVEGEPETA, from the coding sequence ATGGATAGAGCTCTGTGGCCTGAGGGCGTTGAGCGCTGCTCATTCGGCAAATTCCTGCTGTGGCTCGGTTTCATTGGCATCTTCTTGGCCGCTGGCGCGTATGAAGCTGTCATGATCCTGCTTCCTGATGGTCTGGCGCGTACCGCGCTGGACAACTACTTCGGGTTTGGCCTGTGGATCACTTTCGACCTTGGCGTCATCGCCTTGGGCGCAGGTGCCTTCTTCACCGGCCTCTTGAAGTACATCCTGGATATCAAAGAGCTGGAGAAGATCGTCAATCTGACGGTCATCGTCGGCTTCATCTGTTACTCTGGTGCCATGCTGGTTTTGGCTCTGGACGTTGGTCAGCCGCTGCGCTCCTGGTTCGGCTTCTGGCATCCGAACGTTCACTCCATGCTGACAGAGGTGATGTTCTGCATCTCCTGTTACCTCTTGGTGCTGACTCTGGAGTTCATTCCGAACATCCTGGAGAACCGCCAGCTGAACAAGATCCCCCTGCTGCACAATATCGCGCATAACTTCCACTATGTTATGCCTCTGATTGCAGGTCTGGGCGCTTTCTTGTCCACCTTCCACCAGGGCTCCCTGGGTGGTATGTACGGCGTGCTCTTCGCCCGTCCGTACATCCTGCGTGACGGCTTCTTCATCTGGCCCTGGACGTTCTTCCTGTTCGTCCTGTCCGCCGTGGCCTCCGGCCCCTGTTTCTCTGTTCTGGTCGTGAAGCTCATGGAGCTGATCACCGGCAAGGAACTGGTGGACTTCAAGGTCAAGAAGCTGATGTGCCGCATCGGTGGCACCATGCTGGCTCTGTATCTGTTCTTCAAGTTTGCTGACACCTGGGCCTGGGCTACCGATGTCCTGCCTCGTTCCGGTAATACTTGGGATCAGATGTTCAACGATGCGCTGGGCTACGGTGAGTGGCTGCTCTGGGCTGAGTTGGTTGTGTGTGGTGTCATCCCGGCTATCCTGCTGCTGACCCCCCGCTTCCGCAACAACCCCGGTCTGCTGTATACTGCCGCCATCCTGAACTGCACCGGCATTGTCATCAACAGATACGTGTTCACGGTCCAGGCACTGGCCATTCCGGTCATGCCCTTCGACCAGTGGTACTCTTATACTCCGAACTGGGCAGAGTGGGGCCCCTCGATCATGATTATCGCCTACGGGTTCCTGATCCTGTCCCTGTCCTATCGTTACCTGCCGGTCTTCCCGCAGGAAACTCAGCTGAACCCCATCAGCGCTCCTGCTGCTCCGGCTCCGGTCGAGGCTGAAGAAGTTGCCGACGTGGAAGGCGAACCAGAGACTGCATAA
- the qrcC gene encoding menaquinone reductase iron-sulfur cluster-binding subunit QrcC: MAGFKEFNIRWSMVVDIDKCTGCGACMTACNKENNIAPQEEAKARLESKGFPTRFKKIEWLTIYELSNGKQGGDHDTAFLPRPCMQCGMPSCVSVCPAIATDKNEEGGIVSQIYPRCFGCRYCMASCPYHARVFNWDQPIFPEGMEKQLTPNVSVRSRGVVEKCNFCHHRLMYAKDAARVAGEDPEKLADGAYMPACAEACPTGAISFGDVKNPEHEVHELAKSPYAFRLLERLGTDPQVYYISKREWVRKQGDNYLESEGAAAHGGNGGGQHG; the protein is encoded by the coding sequence ATGGCTGGATTTAAGGAATTCAATATCCGCTGGAGCATGGTTGTCGATATCGACAAATGCACCGGTTGCGGCGCCTGCATGACGGCCTGCAACAAGGAAAACAATATCGCTCCCCAGGAAGAGGCCAAGGCTCGTCTTGAGAGCAAGGGTTTCCCGACCCGCTTCAAGAAGATCGAATGGCTGACTATCTATGAACTGTCCAACGGCAAGCAGGGCGGCGACCACGATACCGCATTCCTGCCTCGGCCCTGTATGCAGTGCGGCATGCCCTCGTGCGTGTCTGTCTGCCCGGCCATTGCCACTGACAAGAACGAGGAAGGCGGCATCGTCAGCCAGATCTATCCGCGCTGCTTCGGCTGCCGGTACTGCATGGCGTCGTGCCCCTACCACGCTCGCGTATTCAACTGGGATCAGCCCATCTTCCCCGAAGGGATGGAGAAACAGCTGACCCCCAACGTCTCCGTGCGTTCACGCGGTGTGGTCGAGAAGTGTAACTTCTGTCACCATCGCCTGATGTACGCCAAGGACGCCGCCCGTGTGGCTGGCGAGGATCCGGAAAAGCTGGCCGACGGCGCCTACATGCCTGCATGTGCCGAAGCCTGCCCCACCGGCGCCATCTCCTTCGGCGATGTGAAGAACCCCGAGCATGAGGTTCACGAGCTCGCCAAGAGCCCGTATGCCTTCCGCCTGCTGGAGCGCCTGGGTACTGACCCCCAGGTCTACTACATCAGCAAGCGCGAGTGGGTTCGCAAGCAGGGTGACAACTACCTGGAATCCGAAGGCGCCGCAGCTCATGGCGGCAATGGAGGTGGCCAACATGGATAG